A window of the Diospyros lotus cultivar Yz01 unplaced genomic scaffold, ASM1463336v1 superscaf1, whole genome shotgun sequence genome harbors these coding sequences:
- the LOC127793051 gene encoding cytochrome P450 CYP736A12-like, with protein MSAATFTLLFVLLGAIWYFLHRRAISRRKNDRKLPPGPAGLPVIGNLHKLGKLPHRSLRDLAEKYGPIMSIKLGSVPAIVVSSPQAAELFLKKHDAAFSSRPKIQASEYLFYGAKAMAFTEQGEYWRSVRKLCSTELLSGAKIDSYGGMRRQEVTAVVKSLKAAAAGGDVVDLSETVEVLAENLTCRMVFGRSSDDRFDLKGLVHEVLELAGVFNIADYLPFLGPLDLQGFTRRMKETGKAIDKTLEMIIDEHERDASRNQSQQKDFIDALLALTHEVSTSLSKFSFPIDRTNMKAIAVDMIAGSIDTSAVEIVWTMSELLRNPRVMKKLQEEIKMAVGEDRTVEETDLVKLPYLEMVIKESLRLHPVAPLLVPHESMEDVDVVLGKDCYFVPKKSRIMVNCWALGRDPKVWSENAEEFFPERFVGCDVDLQGHHFQLIPFGSGRRICPGIQLGLTTIRLVVAQLVHCFDWALPGGISPEELDMREKFGLSLPRAQHLVAIPSYRLST; from the exons ATGTCTGCTGCCACATTCACTTTGCTCTTTGTCCTCCTCGGAGCCATCTGGTATTTTCTCCATCGCCGGGCCATTTCCCGACGGAAAAATGACCGGAAACTGCCACCCGGTCCGGCAGGGCTGCCGGTCATCGGTAACCTCCACAAGCTGGGCAAGCTGCCCCACCGCAGCCTCCGAGATTTGGCAGAGAAATACGGCCCGATCATGTCAATCAAACTGGGCTCCGTGCCAGCCATAGTGGTCTCGTCGCCGCAAGCCGCGGAGCTGTTCCTGAAAAAGCACGACGCAGCGTTTTCTAGCCGGCCCAAAATCCAGGCCTCCGAGTACTTGTTCTACGGCGCCAAGGCCATGGCCTTCACGGAGCAGGGCGAGTACTGGCGCAGCGTCAGGAAGCTGTGCTCCACGGAGCTGCTTAGCGGCGCGAAAATTGATTCTTATGGCGGCATGAGGAGACAGGAGGTGACGGCGGTGGTGAAGTCGCTtaaggcggcggcggcgggggGAGACGTGGTGGATTTGAGCGAGACGGTGGAGGTGCTGGCCGAGAACTTGACTTGCCGGATGGTTTTCGGCCGGAGCAGCGACGATAGATTCGACCTGAAAGGCCTTGTTCATGAGGTTTTGGAGCTGGCCGGAGTTTTCAACATCGCCGACTACCTTCCATTCTTGGGGCCGCTTGATCTCCAG GGGTTTACTAGACGCATGAAGGAAACTGGCAAGGCCATTGACAAAACCTTGGAAATGATCATCGACGAGCATGAACGAGATGCTAGTAGGAACCAAAGCCAACAGAAAGATTTTATCGATGCATTGTTAGCACTGACCCATGAGGTGTCGACCAGTCTTAGCAAGTTCTCCTTCCCTATTGATCGGACGAACATGAAAGCAATCGCGGTGGACATGATCGCTGGATCGATCGACACTTCTGCAGTTGAGATCGTGTGGACCATGTCGGAGCTCTTGAGGAATCCGAGAGTGATGAAGAAGCTCCAAGAAGAGATAAAGATGGCTGTAGGGGAAGACCGAACGGTGGAGGAGACTGATCTGGTGAAGCTGCCGTACTTAGAAATGGTAATCAAGGAAAGCTTGAGACTCCATCCGGTTGCTCCCTTGTTGGTTCCTCACGAATCAATGGAGGACGTCGACGTTGTCTTGGGCAAGGATTGTTATTTCGTTCCGAAGAAATCGAGGATCATGGTGAACTGCTGGGCACTAGGGCGGGATCCGAAGGTGTGGTCAGAAAACGCAGAAGAGTTCTTTCCAGAAAGGTTCGTCGGCTGCGATGTAGATCTCCAGGGACACCATTTTCAGCTTATTCCGTTTGGTTCGGGTCGGCGAATCTGCCCTGGGATTCAGCTAGGGTTAACAACCATTCGGCTGGTGGTGGCTCAGCTGGTGCACTGCTTTGATTGGGCACTTCCCGGCGGAATCTCGCCGGAGGAGTTGGATATGAGAGAGAAGTTTGGCTTGTCGTTGCCACGAGCCCAGCATTTGGTTGCAATTCCATCATATCGCCTGAGTACTTGA